A window from Pangasianodon hypophthalmus isolate fPanHyp1 chromosome 4, fPanHyp1.pri, whole genome shotgun sequence encodes these proteins:
- the LOC113539907 gene encoding polyadenylate-binding protein-interacting protein 2B, translating into MPEPTDLNGPDLAKTLGGGAPGKDGKDSVTNGHAEGEVNPFAEYMWMENEEEYNRQVEEELLEQEFLERCFQEMLDEEDQDWFIPARDLPPGMGQIQQQFNGLSVSDSNSNTEEIVRKSSLNPEAKEFVPGVKY; encoded by the exons ATGCCAG aGCCGACAGATCTGAACGGGCCTGATCTAGCAAAGACGCTGGGGGGTGGGGCTCCAGGGAAAGACGGAAAAGACTCCGTAACCAATGGGCATGCAGAGGGAGAAGTCAACCCTTTTGCAGAGTACATGTGGATGGAAAATGAGGAAGAATACAACCGACAG GTAGAGGAGGAGCTGTTGGAGCAAGAGTTTCTGGAGCGCTGTTTCCAGGAAATGTTGGATGAAGAGGATCAGGATTGGTTTATTCCAGCGAGAGATCTTCCCCCAGGGATGGGACAGATTCAGCAGCAGTTTAACGGTCTGTCCGTCAGCGACAGCAACAGCAACACAGAGGAGATTGTG cGCAAGAGCAGCTTAAACCCCGAAGCCAAGGAGTTCGTCCCAGGAGTGAAATACTAG